The segment TGAACTTGCTAACCGATCTGCAACGTACCTATGGGTTGGCGTATCTCTTCATATCGCATGATCTTCGTGCCATAAATTATTTGTCCGATCGCGTTGCCGTCATGTACCGTGGCCGGATCGTCGAAATTCTACGTCAGGCGGAATTTCGTTCCGGTGCTCGCCATCCGTATACGCGCACATTGTTCGCTTTCGTGCCTGGGCAGGGGCGCGCCCAGGCCGCGCTATCCGTCTCTGACCCGTCCGTTGAAGCTATCAGCGATGCTGGCTGTCGCTTTCGTCAGCGCTGCCCGCTGGCGAGCGAGCTATGCCACCGCGCTGAACCAGAGCTGATCTCAATCGGCGTGAACCATAGCGTCGCCTGTCATCACGCAGCATCCGTCGAAACGCCCGCCGCTCTCATCAGAGAAGCGGCGGAATAGGAGGAACATATGAGTTCGCATGAAAGTCAGTTGCATCTTGGCGTGTTTCTGCGCGGGGTCGGCCATCATTTGGCATCGTGGCGTTCGCCTCTCGTTACTTCCGGCTCGGAAATATCATTCACGCACTATCGGCATCTCGCGCGGACGGCGGAGCGTGGGAAATTCGACATGGTGTTTCTCGGAGATAGCGTGTGTGTACGCGAGAGACCGGAGGGAGTGAAGCGCGAGATACTTCAACGCCTCGGCCATCTCGTTCATTTCGAGCCGTTGACGCTTCTTTCGGCGCTCTCGACAGCGACAACGCACGTAGGTCTCGTGGGGACAGCGTCAACCACATACAACGAGCCTTACCATGTGGCGCGCAAATTCGCTTCGCTCGATCATATCAGCGATGGGCGTGCTGGCTGGAATGTCGTGACATCGACCTCCCTGGCGGAGGCAAATAATTTCAACCGCGAGGAGCACCTGGGGCATGCGGAGCGCTATGTCCGGGCCAACGAATTCGTCGACGTCGTCGTTGGGCTTTGGGACTCGTGGGACGATGACGCCTTCGTTGCCGATAAAGCGGAGGGAATCTATTTCGACGAAGACAAGGTCTTCGAGATCAATCACCGCGGCGCGCATTTCAATGTTAAGGGCCCTCTCAATCTCTCGCGGCCACCGCAAGGTCACCCGGTCATAGTTCAGGCAGGCTCGTCTGACGCGGGTAAGGATTTGGCTGCGCGTACGGCGGAAGTCGTTTTCACCGCGCAGCGGACGCTCAAGGAAGGCCAAGCCTTTTATCGCTCACTCAAAGATCGCATGAGCAAATATGGCCGCGCGCCAGACGAGCTGAAAATCATGCCGGGTGTGTTCACCGTCGTCGGCCGCACGCAGGAGGAGGCTGACGATAAGTATGGGCATTTGCAAGAACTGGTCGACCCCAAGGTTGGCGTCGCTATGTTATCGCGCACCACGGGCATCGATCTCAGTGCCTATCCATTGGATGCGCCATTACCACGCTTTGGCGGCAACAATGTCCAGCAGGCACGCCCGGAGCTCATCGATGCGTTGGCCGAACGCGAGCACTTGACGATTTGGCAGACCATACTCGCGATCGCGGGCGCTCGTGGACATCATGTTCTCATCGGAACGCCCGAGCGCATCGCCGATGAGCTTGAAGAGCGCTTCAAGGGCGAAGCGGCGGACGGCTTCAATCTCATGCCACCTTACCTGCCGGGCGGCCTAGAGGATTTTGTTGATCTCGTCGTGCCCGAGCTCCAACGGCGCGGATTGTTCCGCACCGAATATCAAGGCAGCACGTTGCGTGATCATCTCGGGCTCGCGCGTCCTGCGAATGTCAATAAGGTGCGCGCGGATGCGCGCGCGCAGGCGTAGGGAGAAAGCCATGGGCGCGCGCCCTGATCAACTCAAACTCGGTCTCTTTCTAAACGGTGGTCATCACTCAGGCGGTTGGCGTCACCCCGACGCGAATGCGAATACGGATATCAGCTTCGCCGACTGCGCGAGGCTGGTCCAAAAGGCCGAGCGGGGTAAGTTTGACCTGCTCTTTCTCGCGGATTTCCTCGCGGCAGATGCAGCCAGCGATCCCGTCCGTAGCAAGATGACCTGGGCCGCTTATCTGGAGCCATTGACGTTGCTGTCGGCGTTGTCGGCCGCGACGACACATATAGGCCTCGTTGGGACGGCAACGACGAGCTACAACGAGCCATTTCATGTGGCGCGGAAATTTGCCTCGCTCGACCATATCAGCAGTGGCCGTGCGGGTTGGAATTTGGTGACTACCGTAAACGGCGCGGAGGCACAGAACTTTAATCGGAATGCGCACTTCGCCCACGCTGAC is part of the Methylovirgula ligni genome and harbors:
- a CDS encoding LLM class flavin-dependent oxidoreductase, which codes for MSSHESQLHLGVFLRGVGHHLASWRSPLVTSGSEISFTHYRHLARTAERGKFDMVFLGDSVCVRERPEGVKREILQRLGHLVHFEPLTLLSALSTATTHVGLVGTASTTYNEPYHVARKFASLDHISDGRAGWNVVTSTSLAEANNFNREEHLGHAERYVRANEFVDVVVGLWDSWDDDAFVADKAEGIYFDEDKVFEINHRGAHFNVKGPLNLSRPPQGHPVIVQAGSSDAGKDLAARTAEVVFTAQRTLKEGQAFYRSLKDRMSKYGRAPDELKIMPGVFTVVGRTQEEADDKYGHLQELVDPKVGVAMLSRTTGIDLSAYPLDAPLPRFGGNNVQQARPELIDALAEREHLTIWQTILAIAGARGHHVLIGTPERIADELEERFKGEAADGFNLMPPYLPGGLEDFVDLVVPELQRRGLFRTEYQGSTLRDHLGLARPANVNKVRADARAQA